A genomic region of Hypomesus transpacificus isolate Combined female chromosome 19, fHypTra1, whole genome shotgun sequence contains the following coding sequences:
- the adamtsl5 gene encoding ADAMTS-like protein 5: protein MSTLFTRRLSLCQTLTFISLLVSSVRLSTQQSSSWLSEWGPFGGPPAGLPLRARRQLSYRNEWASWSGWSVCSRSCGGGASVRTRTCITRNPVGGPCPGDPRQYKICNTKECAVGSEDFRQMQCAAFNGRPHIAGSSHTWTTFHGGSNPCELSCLALGQNFYYNFGRVLDGTACGKEPGAVCVNGRCLKPGCDLILGSEEQEDACMVCGGQNSTCMHHRSVYQNNGQEAAGPFGYNEVAMIPAGATHIRVTDNSRNYLALQNGQSQFVINGNWKISVPGEYSVAGTKLLYRRSADTWESFEVPGPTLEDLHVMVLATDRNPGIEYEYWLPPESYALYHGRRSPLRQPHHTASYIPWAPPTTTSTRPPPVTTHPYWVLPGGWPVKPHREPHQQPYQQPHLQPHQQPHQQPHQHPHLQPHRQPHLQPHQQPQLQPHQQPHLQPPRQPRLERDESRRNQLPQSSRGGHCGKCRQVRGRGERQRQYCQKDFVFRVKVLTKLHRGEETRYDVQIIHTYRNRFRLEHREFLWVPNVCDCPNLEEGRQYVLMVRRHINYEHTLDRILLEEDSYAVPYKPREDSLLRQLEGRCSNRGSGPSARHRSLA from the exons ATGTCAACTCTCTTTACAAG GAGGCTATCTCTGTGCCAGACGCTGACCTTCATCTCCCTGCTGGTCTCTTCCGTCCGCCTGTCCACCCAACAGAgt TCTTCTTGGTTGTCCGAGTGGGGTCCTTTTGGGGGTCCTCCAGCGGGGCTTCCTCTGCGTGCCCGTCGACAGCTGAGCTACAGGAACGAGTGGGCCTCCTGGAGCGGCTGGTCTGTGTGCTCCCGCAGctgtgggggcggggcctcGGTACGCACGCGCACCTGCATCACCAG AAACCCAGTGGGAGGCCCATGTCCTGGTGACCCCAGACAGTACAAGATCTGCAACACCAAG GAGTGTGCTGTGGGCTCAGAGGACTTCAGACAGATGCAGTGTGCTGCCTTCAACGGCAGACCTCACATTGCTGGAAGCTCCCACACATGGACCACCTTCCACGGAG GCTCTAACCCCTGTGAGCTGAGCTGCTTGGCTCTGGGACAGAACTTCTACTACAACTTTGGCCGCGTTCTGGACGGCACAGCCTGCGGCAAGGAGCCTGGCGCCGTGTGTGTCAACGGCCGATGCTTG aagcCAGGCTGTGACCTGATCCTGGGctcagaggagcaggaggatgcCTGTATGGTGTGTGGAGGACAAAACAGCACCTGTATGCATCACAGGAGTGTATACCAGAACAACGGTCAGGaagcag CCGGTCCATTTGGGTACAACGAAGTGGCCATGATTCCAGCAGGCGCCACTCACATCCGCGTCACTGACAACAGCAGGAACTACCTCG CCCTCCAGAACGGCCAATCGCAGTTTGTGATCAACGGGAACTGGAAGATTAGTGTTCCAGGAGAGTACAGCGTGGCAGGGACCAAGCTGCTGTACCGGCGCTCCGCAGACACCTGGGAGAGCTTCGAGGTCCCTGGCCCCACCCTGGAGGACCTGCACGTCATG GTGTTAGCAACAGACAGAAACCCAGGAATAGAGTATGAGTACTGGCTCCCTCCTGAGAGCTACGCCCTCTACCACGGGCGGAGGAGTCCGCTACGCCAGCCCCACCACACGGCCAGCTACATCCCCTGGGCTCCacccactaccacctccacccGGCCCCCTCCCGTCACCACACACCCCTACTGGG TTCTCCCTGGAGGCTGGCCTGTCAAGCCCCATCGAGAGCCTCACCAACAACCTTATCAACAAcctcacctccagcctcaccAACAACCTCATCAACAACCTCACCAacaccctcacctccagcctcaccgacaacctcacctccagcctcaccAACAACCTCAACTCCAGCCTCATCAacagcctcacctccagcctccccgcCAGCCGCGACTGGAGAGAGATGAGTCTAGGAGAAACCAGCTGCCTCAGTCCTCTCGTGGAG ggcattgtgggaaatgTAGGCAAGTACGGGGTCGAGGGGAGCGCCAGAGACAGTATTGCCAGAAAGACTTTG TCTTCCGGGTCAAAGTCCTGACCAAGCTGCATCGAGGTGAGGAGACGCGCTACGATGTCCAGATCATCCACACCTACCGGAACCGCTTCCGTCTGGAGCACAGGGAGTTCCTGTGGGTTCCCAACGTATGTGACTGCCCCAACCTGGAGGAGGGCCGCCAGTACGTGCTGATGGTGCGTCGTCACATCAACTATGAGCACACTCTGGACCGCATtctgctggaggaggacagcTACGCGGTGCCCTATAAACCCAGAGAGGACTCTCTGCTGCGCCAACTCGAGGGGCGCTGTAGTAACAGAGGATCCGGGCCCTCAGCGAGACACAGGAGCTTAGCCTAG